One Thermoanaerobaculia bacterium DNA segment encodes these proteins:
- a CDS encoding adenylate/guanylate cyclase domain-containing protein has product MSRISEWYTSIVDIGSFLPQIVRQYDRNKPWEEWIHGTVLFADVSGFTAMSETLSVLGAEGAELLTDIINRYFASMIRLIHNHGGQVMKFGGDAILCFFPGEDSLHRTLYTATLMQDGMKRFQRIKTPVKYFSLKMKIGVAEGTILLAGIGNSNSRCDYIFAGSAVDFSSEAEHHAKSGEIILLARQDPKRIKGLEYEELKSSMFRILRIPEAGRVKEVDQGINDHTDSFSSFIIPEIQEMVSTGREHHAGALLTIIPVFFKFSGFTYTKKVFDLHKFNEFFTAVMDITTKFDGRLNRISMGDKGSTFLILFGAPTPKEQIEQQASQWSIEVKQMILENYENISLGIGMNSGRAFTGIVGGSGRWDYTVMGSTVNLSARIMQSAEENQICTSETVRDKASKNFRFKKLGMREFKGIAQSTPIYELLERQRFSQAVFLRESIFDRKEETKTILTLMETAKAGKPSLVILEGEAGVGKTFLSNHILSIAQSQQWQCIAGKGEISRSNHAYGPWVDIFLEFLFQGDIPTFKTLQRTLPNIDRDYLPWLAEFFGTVIPEEVKIQKYDESSSKNILHHILSQLLLQLTDEKNILLFLDDLHWFDTLSMELLVSLMNHLRNQPLFILSTSRPDREKSELDDRIGCYTIPLENFSPEGLQDLAGEILGGPMGDSLKDLVIRSTRGNPLIARQLLEYLQGANLLQRRLGEWVPQSHARIEHLQGTEDIILARIEKLTLTQRAHLMLASCFGNQFHLLHLKEVMGKDFVQTAILDLDRAGYFLEKSITSRVFSHTLVRETIYRMIPSRVRRKSHKKISGVLERALSEDVHPEYSVVADHYSLAGEKKKSLEFSNLAADQLFHQCSFHEASKYYERTYDLLKFTRDHKKWDIAHRLVMARMKSGKVFDALTLSKRIRKLLRKKDPVEYKNQFLLAQFDCMEKLGKYSYINSAEKMLSAIHKDYYDQLLYLIGVAHFRHGDFDQARRCFEIIVSKENVVLDFRILALYFLASIAKGDKQFDHALTLLVRATNIARSCMNLHQELRVQIEFANVLIECQFLNTAREVFTNLIPQIEAQGDYYLLSGILLNLSNLEMYTNRLDEALSLVDEAGEIFQSLGIKSGLAESYNYRGIACYYKELFQEAYDNYSKAASFFKEIHEKEKLCHCYINLAEVCLNLDKPEESRKWFNEGLKSFPVAENPGLKESYDSVAEAMRQYIASHS; this is encoded by the coding sequence ATGTCACGAATCTCTGAATGGTATACTTCCATCGTGGATATTGGATCATTTCTTCCCCAGATCGTCCGACAGTATGACCGCAATAAACCGTGGGAAGAATGGATCCATGGTACGGTCCTTTTCGCCGATGTTTCCGGATTCACGGCGATGTCCGAAACACTGTCCGTGCTGGGAGCCGAGGGCGCAGAGCTGTTGACCGATATTATAAATCGATATTTTGCCTCCATGATTCGATTGATTCACAACCACGGCGGTCAGGTCATGAAATTTGGGGGAGATGCAATCCTATGTTTTTTCCCTGGCGAGGATTCACTTCACAGAACACTTTACACAGCAACCCTGATGCAGGATGGGATGAAACGATTTCAACGAATTAAGACACCCGTTAAATATTTTTCACTAAAAATGAAGATAGGAGTTGCCGAAGGAACAATATTGCTGGCGGGGATCGGGAACTCTAATTCTCGATGTGACTACATTTTTGCCGGCAGTGCCGTAGACTTCTCTTCCGAGGCTGAGCATCATGCAAAATCGGGCGAAATCATCCTTCTTGCCAGACAGGATCCGAAAAGAATCAAAGGTCTTGAATACGAAGAATTGAAATCATCGATGTTTCGCATTCTTCGCATACCAGAAGCGGGAAGAGTAAAGGAGGTTGACCAGGGCATTAACGACCATACAGATTCTTTTTCATCCTTTATTATTCCTGAAATTCAGGAAATGGTATCCACTGGACGAGAACACCATGCAGGAGCACTTTTAACAATCATCCCTGTTTTTTTTAAATTTTCTGGTTTTACTTATACAAAAAAGGTGTTTGATCTTCATAAGTTCAATGAATTTTTCACTGCCGTCATGGATATCACAACAAAATTTGACGGCCGGTTGAACAGGATCAGCATGGGAGATAAAGGAAGCACATTTCTGATCCTCTTTGGTGCCCCCACCCCCAAAGAGCAGATTGAACAGCAGGCATCCCAATGGTCCATCGAAGTAAAACAAATGATACTTGAGAACTACGAGAACATCTCATTAGGAATCGGGATGAATTCGGGTCGTGCTTTTACCGGTATTGTCGGGGGTTCAGGTCGATGGGATTACACGGTGATGGGAAGTACGGTCAACCTGTCGGCCCGAATCATGCAAAGTGCAGAAGAGAATCAGATTTGCACCAGCGAGACAGTGAGAGATAAAGCAAGTAAGAATTTCAGATTTAAAAAACTGGGCATGCGGGAATTTAAGGGGATAGCTCAATCCACACCCATATATGAGTTACTGGAAAGGCAAAGATTTTCCCAGGCTGTTTTTCTCCGAGAGAGCATTTTTGATCGGAAAGAAGAGACAAAAACGATTCTTACTCTCATGGAAACAGCTAAAGCAGGAAAACCCTCCCTGGTCATCCTGGAAGGTGAAGCCGGTGTTGGAAAAACATTTCTTTCAAACCATATTTTGTCAATCGCACAGTCGCAACAATGGCAATGTATTGCGGGAAAGGGGGAAATAAGCCGAAGTAACCATGCCTACGGACCCTGGGTTGATATCTTTCTGGAGTTTCTATTTCAGGGTGACATCCCGACCTTCAAAACCCTTCAGCGCACTCTTCCCAATATTGACCGCGACTATCTACCCTGGCTTGCTGAATTTTTCGGAACCGTTATTCCAGAAGAGGTTAAGATTCAGAAGTATGACGAATCCTCCAGTAAAAACATACTCCACCATATTCTGAGCCAGCTTCTGCTTCAATTGACAGACGAAAAAAACATTCTTCTTTTCCTGGATGACCTGCACTGGTTTGACACTCTCTCCATGGAATTACTGGTTTCGTTAATGAATCATTTACGAAATCAGCCTCTTTTCATTCTATCGACTTCCCGTCCTGATCGCGAAAAATCTGAATTGGACGATCGCATCGGTTGTTATACCATCCCTCTCGAGAACTTCAGCCCCGAAGGGCTTCAAGATTTGGCAGGTGAAATACTTGGAGGCCCCATGGGGGACTCGCTGAAGGATCTCGTTATTCGCAGTACTCGGGGGAACCCTCTGATTGCCCGGCAACTTCTGGAATATTTACAGGGAGCGAATCTTCTCCAGCGACGCCTTGGGGAATGGGTCCCGCAAAGCCATGCCAGGATCGAACACCTTCAGGGAACCGAAGACATTATCCTTGCAAGAATCGAAAAGCTGACACTGACCCAGAGGGCACACCTGATGCTGGCCTCCTGCTTCGGAAATCAGTTTCATCTTTTACATCTTAAGGAAGTCATGGGAAAAGATTTCGTCCAAACAGCCATTCTGGACCTGGATCGTGCGGGTTATTTTCTTGAGAAATCGATAACTTCCCGGGTCTTTTCCCACACACTAGTGAGGGAAACAATCTATCGAATGATCCCATCAAGGGTTCGCCGGAAGTCCCATAAGAAAATTTCCGGAGTCCTTGAACGTGCTCTTTCCGAAGATGTCCATCCTGAATACTCTGTTGTTGCAGATCACTACAGCCTGGCCGGTGAAAAGAAAAAATCTTTAGAATTCAGCAACCTCGCTGCCGATCAGCTCTTTCATCAATGCTCTTTTCATGAAGCATCAAAATACTATGAAAGGACCTATGATCTACTAAAATTTACTCGGGATCACAAAAAATGGGATATTGCGCACCGGCTTGTTATGGCTCGGATGAAGTCGGGAAAAGTTTTCGATGCCCTGACTTTATCAAAGAGAATTCGCAAGCTTCTTCGGAAAAAGGATCCCGTGGAATACAAAAATCAGTTTCTCCTCGCCCAATTCGATTGCATGGAAAAACTGGGTAAATATTCCTATATCAACTCGGCAGAAAAAATGCTCTCTGCGATTCACAAAGACTATTATGACCAGCTACTGTACCTGATTGGTGTTGCTCATTTTCGCCATGGAGATTTTGATCAAGCACGCCGTTGCTTTGAAATAATCGTATCAAAGGAGAATGTAGTTCTGGACTTCCGAATTCTTGCTCTTTATTTCCTTGCTTCCATTGCAAAGGGCGACAAACAATTTGACCATGCCCTGACCCTTCTTGTGAGGGCAACCAATATAGCCAGAAGCTGCATGAACCTCCATCAGGAACTTCGAGTTCAAATCGAATTCGCGAATGTTCTTATCGAATGTCAATTTTTAAACACTGCAAGAGAAGTATTTACAAACTTAATACCACAGATTGAAGCTCAAGGCGACTATTATTTGCTCAGCGGGATTCTGCTTAACCTTAGCAACCTGGAGATGTACACAAACAGGTTGGATGAAGCACTATCATTGGTAGATGAAGCAGGAGAAATATTTCAATCTCTCGGCATTAAAAGCGGCCTGGCAGAATCCTATAACTACAGAGGGATTGCCTGCTATTACAAAGAGCTGTTTCAAGAAGCCTATGACAATTACTCTAAAGCAGCTTCATTCTTCAAGGAAATCCACGAGAAAGAAAAACTCTGCCATTGTTATATAAACCTTGCCGAAGTCTGCCTGAATCTGGATAAACCGGAGGAATCGCGAAAGTGGTTTAACGAGGGTTTGAAATCATTCCCCGTCGCAGAAAATCCGGGATTGAAAGAATCTTATGATTCCGTCGCGGAAGCCATGAGGCAATACATCGCATCCCATTCTTGA